Within the Marinobacter sp. SS13-12 genome, the region CTCAAGCCCTTGCAGCCACTCGGCGCGGGCGGCGTTAAGGCCGCCTTCACCCTGGACCGCCTCGACAATCACCGCAGCCGGCAGCTCAAAGCCGGACGAACCATCGGACAGCACCTTGTCCATGATCTCCAGGGTATCGACGTTCTCGCCCAGATAGCCGTCGTAGAACATGAAGTCCACATTGCCCAGCGGGGTACCGACACCACCACGGTGGTGCTTGTTACCGGTAGCGGCAACTGCACCCATGGTCACGCCATGGAAACCGTTGGTAAAGGAAATGATGCCATTTCGACCTTTCACCTTGCGGGCCAGCTTCAAGGCTGCTTCCACGCAGTTGGTGCCGGTGGGGCCGGTAAACTGCATTTTGTAGTTCAGGCCACGGGGGTCCAGGATGCGATTCTTGTAGGACTCAATGAAATCATGCTTGGCGGTGGTGAACATATCCAGGCCCTGACTGACACCATCGTTTTCAATGTACTCCAGCAGGGCTTTCTTGAGAATGTCGTTGTTGTGGCCATAGTTCAGTGACCCGGCGCCAGCCAGAAAATCCAGGTATTCCTTGCCATCTTCGGTGTAAAGGTGCGCATTCTTGGCGCGGTTGAAAATCACCGGAAAGGCACGGGAATAAACACGTACTTCGGATTCAGTCGACTTGAAAAGTTCCATGGTCTTGCCTCTTAGCATGTCAGGTTCGAGGTAGTTGTGCGGTGGCACGTTGGTTGAGGCCGTTGTGACAGATTCACCTCAGCAATCTGCCGGCCAGTCCAAACAGGGGTATCGATCGTTCGGGAAGGCTGCTGTTACGCCGGCTTTGTGAAAGGCCCGATGCGGAGCAGAAACTCGGAGTCGTGCTTGCCGCCAAAGTGGGTGTCTTTCTCAAAGTGCTCGTGATAGGTGAGCTCGGCACCCATGTCACGGGCAAACGACCGGAACAGCGCCCAGGAAGCCTCGTTGTCTTCGGTGATGGTGGTTTCCATATGGGTCACGTTTTTGCACGCGTCCCGGGCCACGATCGCCTTCAGCATTCGCTTGGCCAGACCCTGACCACGACCTTTCTCGTGAACGGCCACTTGCCAGACAAACACGGTTTCGGGCTGTTGGGGGGGAATATATCCGGAAATAAAGCCGACCAGATCGCCGTCTATCTCCGCCGCCACGCCGGTTTCGGCAAAGTGGCTGCACTGCAGGAGGTTGCAGTAGATCGAGTTGGGGTCCAGCGGCGGGCACTGTGCCACCAGCTGGTGGAGCCTGTAGCCATCATCCTTGACCGGTGTGCGGAGGTTGATGGCGGTGGTATTCGAGCCTTCTGATGTCATAACGTGATCGATTCGCCTCAAAAAGTTAGCGTTAAATTATATAGACCACAAAATATATTTCAAGTCAGGCTTACTGGCGACCCTGCCAGGAATGCTGGCCTGCTCTCTAAGAATAGACCGGATTGTGGCGCGCGCCAGTGACAAATTTGTTAAACAGCAGGAGGGAAAACAATACGATCTGACGTCAGGGATGTACCGCCGACGATGCGGCTCCGGTAAGACACTGCAGCGGCCGAACCACCGGGCCACAGCTGATCGAATCGCGGTAGCCACGCTCCCAGATCGTAGGCAACGGGCACCAGGGATACGTTCAGCCCTCGCCGCTCAAGACCGGCAACGGCCTCAAACTGCGGACTTGTCAGACCAATGCGGGTAACCAGGCCCCGCGGGTCCTGCTCCAGGTTCCCCATACCCGCGGAGCCGTTATTAACCACGACGCAACTGCGCCCTTCCACCGTTCCTGACCAGAGCACCGGCAGGCAGGTGTGGGTGGAGGCGATCACATCAGCACCGGACTCGGCAAACCATTCCGCCAGCTGCAATTCGTTGCCCGCCCCAAACGACTCATGGGCCAACCCCCATCCCGCCAGGGACTCCGGATCGCCGTGCACCACTAAAATCTTTAGGCCTCCAAATAACAGGCAGCGATAGCGTGGCAGCAGGCGGAGTCGTTTCTGGATGTCCGGGTGGTCACCAGCCACTCCCTGCAGCCGCTCAATGATGTCATTGGAGCGCTCGACCACGCCCTGGTCAACAAAGTCCGGGTAGGCACAGCCACAGCCTGCACCGTCACTCGGGGTGGCCAGCTCATAATCCACATTCCCCAAGCTGACCATATGATCCAGCACCCGGCAATTGATTTCCCTGAACAGGGTATCGCTGGCATTGAACCAGTTGAAATCGCCATTGAAGATCAGCTTGACCCGGTGCCCCTGGCGTTCCTCTTCAAGCGCCATCCGCTCTATTTCATCAAGAGCGTATGGGTTTCCGTAGAGCCCGCCGATGATATAAAGCACGTCCTCGGTGACCTGCCGGGGTTCCCGGCACAAGTCGGAAGGTCTGTATCGATAAGCCAGGGGGCAGCTTCTGCCTTCGTTCATACCAATTCCTAGGCCTCACCGGCCGCAAGCGATCGACCGGCCAGCCTGCGGGCCACCAGTGGCAGGAAGAAGCCGGCCGTACAGAACAGGAAGCCGTAGGCGTTGACCCCGAGGAGCATCGCGTAGGCTCCGTCACCAATGGCCCAGCTCGCTGGAATCAGACCCAGGGCAAGCAACACGCCCAGCCCCAGGCCAGTCCAGAAACTCAGATGAAAACTCCACGGTGACCAACGGGTAAAGCCGTAGAACAGGAATACCGGCGCCAGCCCCATCACCATGGTGCCAGAAATAGTCGTAGCCTTGAGGATGTCGGTACCCGCAAACATCGGCAGGTTACCCAGGAGCGCAAAGACAATCATGATCACGGCACCCACGCGCACGCTGGGCAACCGGTCCTTCGCCCGCCTCGCCAGCCGCGGCAGATCCACCGCCAGGGATTTGGCCAGTGAACTGAAGGTGGAATCCAGCGTTGAGCCGGCCGACGTCATCATCACCACACTCATGAAGAACAGCGCCGCCAGCCCCAGCGACTGACCCACCGCCGCCGGCGCATTGCCCATGGCCTCGATACCGTTGAGGCGGGCGTGCACACCCACCAGGCTGAAGATAAACACCGCCACAAAACCCAGAAGCCCGGCAACCACGAAGCTCTTGAGCATGGTCTTCTCCTTGTTCACGAAGCCCCGGTCAGTCAGTACCGGATCATGAAAGGGATAACTGAACATCTGCAACAACGCCACCAGCAAGAGGTCAAATCCGGCGTTGAGCTTGAACTCACCATTGCTCAGCAGTGCACTGGTATCGTTGGCCGGGACAATGAGAAACAGCACTGCGCCAACAAAGAACACAAACACAAAGGCCTGGATCACATCGGTAAAAATCGACGACCGCAAACCGCCCTTGAGGCTGTAGGCCAGGGTAAACATGGTAAATAGCATGGCAGCGCCGTAGTACTCCCACTCACCCGGCAGCCCGAAATAACCACCCACCACCGCGGTATTGCTCCAGACCTCGTTGTACAACCGAATCAGAATCGCCGCCGCAAACGCCAGACTGGCAAGCCGGCCAAAACGGGACGTCAGAAAATCCTGCAGACTGCGGGCCCCGGTCTGGGTACGAATCAGGTAAATGATGTAACCCGCCACCGGAATCGACAGCCAGTAACTGGCATAGGCAAGCCCGCCGGTCACCCCGTAAGCGGCACCCAGGTTGGCGGCGTTGGTCACCGACTTGGCAAAAATCCAGCTGATAAAAATACTCGCCGTCAGCGACCACTGGCCTACCGGGTTGCCCTCGTCATCCGCTCCCTTGTAGAAAGAATTGGCGTTCTTGCTCTTCGGCGACAACACATACATCACCACCCCATAAACCACCAAAAATCCCCAAAACAGGGAGGCTTCCGTGAAATTCATTGTCTGTTCTGTCCTCGTTCTTTGTTGTCCGGGGCTTTTCCCCGTGTCTTCAAGTTCGGGAGTTATCGGGGCCGGTGGGTCGGGGTTCAAAAAAACGCCCGTGAACCCATCCATGGGGGGCTTGGTCGCGCCATCCCTGGCGCTCCACATTTTTTGAACCCCGACCCACCGCCCCCTTGTCCAAATGCAGTCTTGCCTTCCCCGGTTTCGCTGGCAGGCAAAGCAACAGCAAAAAACGTTCTTGTCCTTACCCAACGAATTGCAGTGATTCAACCGCGGTCTGGGGGTGGTGTTTTATTTCCGCCAGGAAAAAGGTGTCTGAGCGAAGCGAGTTCTTTTTCCCAAGGAAATAAAACACCACCCCCAGGCCGCCAATATCCATCAACCAGTCTTAAAAAAAGCCAGAAAACTCACCCAGGCGCCGAACAACTAGCCCCAAACCGATAACAGGAAAAACACCGGTGATGCCGCAACATAATGCGCTCATCCATACTCTCCGCAAGCGTCCCCCCGAGGTCATACTGCGGATCGTCATCCACCAACGTACAGGCATACACCCGCACCTGGTCGCCCCGCTTTACCAGCATGCGCGTATAAGTGCACATGAAGTGGGAACGGGCCTCTTTGGTAGGGTATTTCTCCATACAGGTTTCAGTAATTTCCGGGCTGCCGTCCTCCGAACCCGGCGTTCCCAGATCCGGGAATGCGGTAAACGCCAGGGTTTCCGGAATGCCCCATTCACGGAAGATGCCGCGAAACGCGGACTCCACATTGGAGACAATCTCATCCGGGTCGGTCTGGCGGGCGATGGAAACCTTGAAGCCCTGGTGCACCAGCCAGCGGATACCTTCCAGAGCCTTGTCGAAACTGCCCTCGCCCCGATCAACGTCGTGGCGGGCGCGGTCCGGGAAGTCCAGGCTGACACGGAAATGGATCGGGTAAGGGTTATCCAGCAACGGCAACACCTGATGGCGGCGTTTCAGCAGCGGGTCGGTGGCGTTGGTGAGCACGAAGCACGGCCGGTGATGGCTGGCATAATCCAGGATATTGATAAAGTCGCGGATCACAAACGGCTCGCCGCCGGTAAAGGAAAACTGCTCGACGCCCATGTCCAGCGCTTCGTGGATAAACGGTTTCACGTCGCTGAGCTTCATGCCCGGAATGCGACCGTCACCAGGGTGTGAACCCTCAAGGCAGAATGGGCACGCCAGGTTGCAGGCAGTGCCGGTATGAATCCACAGCTCCTTGAGCTTATCCGAGTCAATAAAGCCGCGCGGATCGCCGTTGCGGGTGTGGGTCCAGCTATCGCGGGCCCGGGGTTCCAACACCTCCACGGCGGGGATACGTCTTTCGGCGGTTTCGGTCAGGGGCATAGCTGCTCCGTGTTGATACAGTGAATCTCTTGGTACAGACAAACCTGGCGCACTGGCGTTACATTCCCGGTGCGCTTTCTTTGTTTTACGTCGTCGCTTCTTTTACGGCCTTGTCGCGGGGCTGCTTGCCACGGCGCCAGCCATGAAGCTTCTCAAGCAACCTGAGAATGCCCTGTGGTGCATGCTCACGCTTCCACTCACCAGCGGCATACTTGGCCGATTCATTCCAGGTCGGGTAGGGGTGGATGGTACCCAGAATCTTGTTCAGGCCCAGGCCGTGCTTCATGGCCAGGGTAAACTCTGCCAGGATTTCGCCGGCATGCATGCCTACCACCACAACACCCAGTATCTTGTCCTTACCCGGAGGCGTCAGCACCTTGATGAAGCCATAGTCCTCGCTTTCGGCAATGGCACGATCCAGGTCATCCAGGCCGTAACGGGTGACCTCATAAGCAACGCCCTTTTCCCTGGCTTCCGCCTCACTCAGCCCAACCCTGGCCACTTCCGGCGAGGTGAAAGTTACCCAGGGCATCACCCGGTAATCCACCCGGAAGCGCTTGAACTGACCGAACAGACCATTTACCGCTGCGTACCAGGCCTGGTGGGCAGCAGCATGAGTAAACTGATAGGGGCCCGCCACATCGCCGCAGGCAAATACGTTGGGAAAGCGCATGCTCATGTCTTCTTCCACAGGAACCGTGCCATTGGGCAGGGTTTCTACACCTATTTTCTCCAAACCCAGACCGGTGGTGTTGGCGGCACGGCCAACGGCCACCAGAACCTGGTCGAATGGAATCCTGACACGCTCGCCATTGTGGTCGCAGTAAGCCACTTTCTCGCCATCCTCGATGGTAAATTCTTTGGCAGCATGGTTCAGCCGCAGGTCGATGCCATCCTGTTCAAACTGTTTCCGGACAACCTCTGAGACATCGCTGTCTTCCTTCGCCAGCAGGCGGTCACCCATTTCCACCTGGGTTACCTTGCTGCCAAGCCGTGCAAAGGCATGGGCCAGTTCCGAGCCGATGGGGCCACCGCCAAGCACCAGTAAACGCTCAGGCTGGATGTCCAGCGACCACAGGTTGTCAGAGGTCAGCGGCTCCATATCCGCCAGCCCGGGAATCGGTGGCACTGCCGGGCGGCCGCCGGTAGCGACAACAATGCTGCGGGCGGTCAGGCGCTCGGTGCGCCCGTCGTTATGGACTACTTCCAGCTCCCAGGGCGATACGAAGCTGGCCGTGCCGGAGATGCAGTCCACGCCCAGTTTCCGATACCGCTCCGGCGAGTCGTGGGGTTCCACCTTGGCAATCACGTCCTGGACACGGTTCATAATGTTCCTGAACGAACCTGTCACCGGCACGGACTCCAGGCCGTAACGGTTGGCGTGGCGCAGGGTGTCTGCAGCCTTGGCGCTGCGGATCAGTGCCTTGGACGGCACGCAGCCGGTATTCAGGCAGTCACCGCCCATCTTGTCTTTTTCGATCAGCGCCACTTTGGCCTTGACCGCCGCGGCAATGTAGGCCGACACCAGGCCCGCAGAGCCGCCGCCAACAACCAGCAGGTTGTAATCAAAAGACTCCGGTTTCTGCCAGCCGGCATACACCCGGCGCTTGCGGATAAAACCGACAATAAACTTGGCAATCAGCGGGAACAGGCCCAGCAGTGCGAATGACAGCAACAGATCGGCAGAAAGGATGTCACCAGTGGACTCGATTTTTGACAGCTGCGTGCCCGCGTTCACGTAAACAAACGTCCCGGGCAGCATGGCCACCCAACTCACCAGCGCGTAGGTCTTCAGCTTCATGGCCGTCAGGCCCATGGCCAGGTTGATCAGGAAGAACGGAAACACCGGAACCAATCGCAGGGTCGCCAGATAGAATGCACCGTCTTTTTCGATGCCTCGATCCATTCTGGCGACGGTTTCCGCGTATTTTTTCCGCAGAGTGTCCCGCATCAGGAATCTGGCCACCAGGAACGCCAGAGAGGC harbors:
- the ectB gene encoding diaminobutyrate--2-oxoglutarate transaminase, with translation MELFKSTESEVRVYSRAFPVIFNRAKNAHLYTEDGKEYLDFLAGAGSLNYGHNNDILKKALLEYIENDGVSQGLDMFTTAKHDFIESYKNRILDPRGLNYKMQFTGPTGTNCVEAALKLARKVKGRNGIISFTNGFHGVTMGAVAATGNKHHRGGVGTPLGNVDFMFYDGYLGENVDTLEIMDKVLSDGSSGFELPAAVIVEAVQGEGGLNAARAEWLQGLEKLCRKHDILLILDDIQAGNGRTGEFFSFEFAGIKPDIVTVSKSLSGYGLPMALVLFKPEFDIWSSGEHNGTFRGNNMAFVTARAAVETYWKDDAFANEVKAKTEVLGEGLQAICDKYPGEFKMKGRGLMRGIEATHAELTDKITSRAFEKGLIIETSGPNDEVIKCLMPLTTSEDDLRKGAKLLAQSVDEIMQEGMSKAS
- the ectA gene encoding diaminobutyrate acetyltransferase, giving the protein MTSEGSNTTAINLRTPVKDDGYRLHQLVAQCPPLDPNSIYCNLLQCSHFAETGVAAEIDGDLVGFISGYIPPQQPETVFVWQVAVHEKGRGQGLAKRMLKAIVARDACKNVTHMETTITEDNEASWALFRSFARDMGAELTYHEHFEKDTHFGGKHDSEFLLRIGPFTKPA
- a CDS encoding bifunctional TVP38/TMEM64 family protein/FAD-dependent oxidoreductase, with the protein product MNSKKLILIVAIGAVVALFIGFGGPEILTLENLQKHQSTIEQWISQNLLVAVLGFATVYVVVTALSLPGAAIMTLAGGAFFGNIYGLIAVSVASTIGASLAFLVARFLMRDTLRKKYAETVARMDRGIEKDGAFYLATLRLVPVFPFFLINLAMGLTAMKLKTYALVSWVAMLPGTFVYVNAGTQLSKIESTGDILSADLLLSFALLGLFPLIAKFIVGFIRKRRVYAGWQKPESFDYNLLVVGGGSAGLVSAYIAAAVKAKVALIEKDKMGGDCLNTGCVPSKALIRSAKAADTLRHANRYGLESVPVTGSFRNIMNRVQDVIAKVEPHDSPERYRKLGVDCISGTASFVSPWELEVVHNDGRTERLTARSIVVATGGRPAVPPIPGLADMEPLTSDNLWSLDIQPERLLVLGGGPIGSELAHAFARLGSKVTQVEMGDRLLAKEDSDVSEVVRKQFEQDGIDLRLNHAAKEFTIEDGEKVAYCDHNGERVRIPFDQVLVAVGRAANTTGLGLEKIGVETLPNGTVPVEEDMSMRFPNVFACGDVAGPYQFTHAAAHQAWYAAVNGLFGQFKRFRVDYRVMPWVTFTSPEVARVGLSEAEAREKGVAYEVTRYGLDDLDRAIAESEDYGFIKVLTPPGKDKILGVVVVGMHAGEILAEFTLAMKHGLGLNKILGTIHPYPTWNESAKYAAGEWKREHAPQGILRLLEKLHGWRRGKQPRDKAVKEATT
- a CDS encoding radical SAM protein, whose product is MPLTETAERRIPAVEVLEPRARDSWTHTRNGDPRGFIDSDKLKELWIHTGTACNLACPFCLEGSHPGDGRIPGMKLSDVKPFIHEALDMGVEQFSFTGGEPFVIRDFINILDYASHHRPCFVLTNATDPLLKRRHQVLPLLDNPYPIHFRVSLDFPDRARHDVDRGEGSFDKALEGIRWLVHQGFKVSIARQTDPDEIVSNVESAFRGIFREWGIPETLAFTAFPDLGTPGSEDGSPEITETCMEKYPTKEARSHFMCTYTRMLVKRGDQVRVYACTLVDDDPQYDLGGTLAESMDERIMLRHHRCFSCYRFGASCSAPG
- a CDS encoding sodium:solute symporter; its protein translation is MNFTEASLFWGFLVVYGVVMYVLSPKSKNANSFYKGADDEGNPVGQWSLTASIFISWIFAKSVTNAANLGAAYGVTGGLAYASYWLSIPVAGYIIYLIRTQTGARSLQDFLTSRFGRLASLAFAAAILIRLYNEVWSNTAVVGGYFGLPGEWEYYGAAMLFTMFTLAYSLKGGLRSSIFTDVIQAFVFVFFVGAVLFLIVPANDTSALLSNGEFKLNAGFDLLLVALLQMFSYPFHDPVLTDRGFVNKEKTMLKSFVVAGLLGFVAVFIFSLVGVHARLNGIEAMGNAPAAVGQSLGLAALFFMSVVMMTSAGSTLDSTFSSLAKSLAVDLPRLARRAKDRLPSVRVGAVIMIVFALLGNLPMFAGTDILKATTISGTMVMGLAPVFLFYGFTRWSPWSFHLSFWTGLGLGVLLALGLIPASWAIGDGAYAMLLGVNAYGFLFCTAGFFLPLVARRLAGRSLAAGEA